In Capsicum annuum cultivar UCD-10X-F1 chromosome 7, UCD10Xv1.1, whole genome shotgun sequence, one genomic interval encodes:
- the LOC124885829 gene encoding uncharacterized protein LOC124885829, producing the protein MGSNFQTLSAQPRMVGMIALLAFTGLLVFMVFFITATMNAIVISLLMLLAAIGGFLALFFAVLTSIYIGALSVDVFIISTTTTIAIFVVIVATRGSNGGYEGENDNLAVGAAAAGVVSSRRRREERVVLLEHEEGGAMAVWAFAQR; encoded by the exons ATGGGGTCGAACTTTCAGACTTTATCTGCTCAACCCCGTATG GTGGGGATGATTGCTCTCCTTGCTTTTACAGGATTGCTAGTCTTTATGGTTTTCTTTATCACGGCAACTATGAACGCCATTGTGATCTCTCTTCTCATGTTGTTAGCGGCTATAGGCGGATTCTTGGCTCTTTTTTTTGCCGTCCTAACATCTATTTATATTGGCGCTCTATCAGTTGATGTATTTATCATTTCCACTACTACAACCATAGCAATTTTTGTTGTGATTGTGGCTACAA GAGGCAGCAACGGAGGTTATGAAGGCGAAAATGATAATTTGGCTGTTGGAGCAGCGGCGGCTGGGGTGGTTTCTTCTCGAAGAAGGAGAGAGGAGAGGGTAGTGTTGCTGGAGCATGAGGAAGGCGGTGCTATGGCGGTTTGGGCTTTTGCGCAGCGGTGA